Below is a window of Lacibacter sp. H407 DNA.
TCAATAAAGTCAGCTACACGGTTTGCTTTATCTAACTCAGGATTCATTTCGTTGATTTCGCCGGGAATGCGCACATCACTCCAGAACTCATTCTTCAACTGCTGTACTTCTTTGATCGCCTGTTTCAAACCTTCGGCATTGCGGGCCATACCACATTTGTCCCAAATGATCTTACCCAAACGCTTATGAAAACTTTCAACGGTTTTTGTTCCTTTAATATTCATGAGCATGTGAATGCGGTCACGAACTTTACTTTCTGCTTCAGCAAATGCAGGATGATCAGTTGGAATTGCTTTGGTACGGATCTCGTCTGCGAGATAGTTACCGATCGTATAAGGAATTACAAAATATCCATCAGCCAAACCTTGCATCAATGCACTTGCACCCAAACGGTTTGCACCATGGTCGCTGAAGTTTGCTTCACCTAATGCATACAAGCCGGGAATATTCGTCATCAGTTCATAATCAACCCACAAGCCACCCATTGTATAGTGTACCGCAGGGTAAATGCGCATCGGTACTTCGTATGGATTTTCGCCTGTGATCTTTGCATACATGTCAAAGAGGTTACCATACTTCTCTTTCACTACATCCTTCCCCATTTGGGTAATGGTTTCAGCATCGGCATTGATACCACGCTTACCAGCTTCAATTTTTCCATAACGTTGAATAGCGGCTGCATAATCCAAATAAACAGCTTGCTTACTTGAACCAACACCGTAACCCGCATCGCAACGTTCTTTTGCTGCACGGCTTGCCACGTCACGTGGAACGAGGTTACCAAATGCAGGATATCTTCTCTCTAAATAATAATCTCTTTCTTCTTCGGGAATTTCATTGGCCTTGCGTGTATCGCCTTGTTTTTTCGGAACCCAAATACGTCCATCGTTCCGGAGCGATTCACTCATCAATGTGAGCTTACTCTGATGATCACCACTTACAGGAATACAGGTCGGGTGAATTTGCGTAAAGCAAGGGTTGGCAAACATGGCACCTTTCTTATGTGCTTTCCACGCAGCAGTAACATTACTTCCCATCGCATTTGTAGAAAGATAAAATACGTTACCATATCCACCGCTGCATAACAGTACCGCATGACCGAAGTGGCGTTCCAACTCACCTGTTACAAGGTTGCGTGCTATAATACCACGTGCCTTACCATCGATCATTACAATATCCAGCATTTCATGACGTGAATATTGTGTTACATTACCCAATGCGATCTGGCGTTCCAATGCCTGGTAAGCACCTATCAATAATTGCTGTCCGGTTTGGCCTGCAGCATAAAATGTACGTTGTACCTGTGTACCAC
It encodes the following:
- a CDS encoding fumarate reductase/succinate dehydrogenase flavoprotein subunit, with the translated sequence MLNSKIPAGPLDTKWVNYKNSCKLVNPANKRSLEVIVIGTGLAGASAAAALGELGYKVKTFCFQDSPRRAHSIAAQGGINAAKNYQNDGDSTYRLFYDTIKGGDYRAREGNVHRLAEVSANIIDQCVAQGVPFAREYGGLLSNRSFGGTQVQRTFYAAGQTGQQLLIGAYQALERQIALGNVTQYSRHEMLDIVMIDGKARGIIARNLVTGELERHFGHAVLLCSGGYGNVFYLSTNAMGSNVTAAWKAHKKGAMFANPCFTQIHPTCIPVSGDHQSKLTLMSESLRNDGRIWVPKKQGDTRKANEIPEEERDYYLERRYPAFGNLVPRDVASRAAKERCDAGYGVGSSKQAVYLDYAAAIQRYGKIEAGKRGINADAETITQMGKDVVKEKYGNLFDMYAKITGENPYEVPMRIYPAVHYTMGGLWVDYELMTNIPGLYALGEANFSDHGANRLGASALMQGLADGYFVIPYTIGNYLADEIRTKAIPTDHPAFAEAESKVRDRIHMLMNIKGTKTVESFHKRLGKIIWDKCGMARNAEGLKQAIKEVQQLKNEFWSDVRIPGEINEMNPELDKANRVADFIELGELMCIDALNREESCGGHFREEHQTEDGEALRHDDKYMYVAAWELKGDHEWQLHKEELNYEVVKPSQRSYK